ACCCAGAACATCTTCTTGCTGCCCTTGACAACCACGACATCGCCTGCCTTCAGCACGTCCGCCACATCTCGCGGGGCCAGCGTGGCTGGGTCGTCATGCCAGCCAAGGCCCTTGGCCGGCGGCAGCTTCTGGTAGAGATGATGCATCAAGGGACCGACGCAGTAGACGCCGTCGATGCCATCGAGATGCTTTGCAAGATTCACGTGATAGGACGGCGCGTCAGTTCCCAGCTCGAGCATGTCGCCGATCACGGCGATGCGGCGACCACTGGTCATGTGGCGCGCTTTGAGGCTTTCCAGGGCCGCGGCCATGCTGGCCGGGTTGCCGTTGAAGCTGTCGTCGATCACGGTGACGCCGCCGACGGTCTGCTCGATGCCGCGGCCGGTCATGATGCCGACGCCATCGAGCCTTGCCGCGAGTGCGGCCGCATCGAGATGGGCCGCGTCGATTGAGGCCAGCGCGGCCAGCGCGTTGTGGACACGATGCGGCGCGCCGGGCGTGAGACTGAAGTCGATCTCCTTGCCGCCGACCAGCGTACCCACCTGCCAGCTTTCGCCCTGCGGCGTGTGCCTGAGCTCGCGCACCTCGGTGCCGTCGCCGAAGCGGATGACCTTGCCGCGCCATTCGGGTGCGGCGATATCGGCCGGTAGCACCAGCACGCCCTCGTCGGGCAGGCCCAGCGCGATCGAGACCTTCTCGCGCCGGATCGCTTCGAGCGAGCCGAGCTTTTCCAGATGCACCGGCTGCACGTTGACGACCAGCGCAACCGTCGGCTGCGTCAGCCCGCTCAGCCGCGCGATCTCGCCGGTCTGGTTCATGCCCATCTCGACGACCCAGAGGCTCGCATCAGGCCTCGCATTGCACAGCGTCAGGGGCACACCCCAGAAATTGTTGAAGCTCGACGGGCTCGCATAGGCGTTCGGATAGGCCGCGAGATATTCCTTGGTGCTGGTCTTTCCGGCGCTTCCCGTGAGCCCGATCACCGGCCCCTTGAAACGGGCGCGGGCGGCGCGCGCGAGGCCCCAGAGGCCGTCGATCAACGTGTCCTTGACGACAAGCTGGGGAATGCGGATTCCCGCGATCTCATGCGGCACGATCATCGCGGCCGCACCCGAGGCTTCCGCCTTGTCCGCGAACTCCCAGCCGTCCCGCGCGCTGGCAAAGGCCGAGATGAAGCCGCCGCTCGGCGTGCCGCTCAGCGCGACGAACAAGCTGCCCGGCTTCACCAGGCGGCTGTCCTGAGTGACGAAGTCGATGGCCGTGTCGGGGAACGATCCCGCGATCCCCAGCGCGCGCGCGACCTCGGCAATTGTCCACAATGGCGCGCTCATGAAACCCTCGTCGCTAGTGCGGCGGCGACCGCCTCGTGATCGCTGAACGGCAGCACATCGCCGCCGATGATCTGCCCGGTCTCGTGGCCCTTGCCGGCAATCAGCAGCGCATCGCCCGGCTCGAGTTCCTCGATTGCAGCGCGGATCGCCGCTGCGCGATCACCAATCTCTTTCGCGCCTTTTGCGGCGCTAAGGATCGCGGCGCGAATGGCTTCCGGTTTTTCGCTGCGCGGATTGTCGTCGGTGATGATGACGCCGTCGGCATTCTCCGCCGCGATCGCGCCCATGATCGGGCGCTTGCCGGCATCGCGATCGCCGCCGGCGCCGAACACGACGATCAGCTTCCGCTTCGCATAGGGCCGCAGCGCCTGAAGCGCCTTGACCAGTGCGTCCGGCTTGTGCGCGTAGTCGACGAAGATCGGCGCGCCGTTGCGCTCGCCGACGAGCTCGAGCCGACCCTTGGCGCCTTCGAGACGTTCGAGGCTCGCAAACACGCCTCCCGCATCGCTGCCGGTGCCGATCGCAAGGCCAGCGGCAACCAGCGCGTTCTCGATCTGGAACGCGCCGACCAGCGGCAGCCTGATCGAATATTTCTTGCCGCGATGCTCGATTGCGAGCTGCTGCGAAAAGCCCTCGACCTCAGCATCGACGAGGCGGATGCCCTCGCCTGCCCCGTCGCCGTTGCGGCCGACCGCCATCACGCACAAGCCGCGCGACCTCGCAGCCTCGATCGCCTCAGCCGAGCAATCATGGTCGGCGGAGATCACGGCCGCGCCGCCAGGTGCGACCAGATCGCGGAACAGCCGCAGCTTCGCAGCAAGATAATGCGCGACGGTCGGATGATAATCCATGTGGTCGCGCGAGAGATTGGTGAAGCCGCCGGCCGCGACGCGCACGCCGTCGAGGCGGTATTGATCGAGCCCGTGCGAGGACGCTTCGAAGGCAAGATGCGTGACGCCATCGCGCGCGATCTCATCGAGCTGCCGATGCAGGGCGATCGGATCGGGCGTCGTCAGCGAACCGTAGACCGTACGCTTCGGCGAGACCAGGCCGATGGTCCCGATGCTGGCGGAGACGTGGCCGAGCAGCTCCCAGATCTGCCGCGTGAACGCTGCGACCGAGGTCTTGCCGCTGGTGCCGGTCACTGCCGCGATGGTCGCGGGCTGGGCAGGGAAGAATTTTGCCGCCGCCAGCGCCAGCGCACGGCGGGGATTGGAGACCGCGATGAACGGCACGTTGCAATTGGGCGGCGCATGGTCGCCGACGACGGCGACGGCGCCTGCGGCAACGGCAGCATCGATGAAGCGCGCGCCGTCGGTCTTGCTGCCCGCAAGCGCGAAAAAGAGATCGCCTGGCTTGACCGTGCGGCTGTCGAGCGCAAGCCCCTTCACCTCGAGCGCCGCGACGGCGGGCTCGATTGCGGCATCATTGCCCAGAAAATCCTGACCTAAGAGGTCGCGCAGTTTCATGGCCTTACAGTCGAGATACCAAGCCGGATCCGGGCCGACTCGGGACAGCCTGGGTACGGCTTACTGGGTTGTCCTGGATGCTGCAAGAATAAGGCGG
This region of Bradyrhizobium sp. CCGUVB1N3 genomic DNA includes:
- the murF gene encoding UDP-N-acetylmuramoyl-tripeptide--D-alanyl-D-alanine ligase, producing MSAPLWTIAEVARALGIAGSFPDTAIDFVTQDSRLVKPGSLFVALSGTPSGGFISAFASARDGWEFADKAEASGAAAMIVPHEIAGIRIPQLVVKDTLIDGLWGLARAARARFKGPVIGLTGSAGKTSTKEYLAAYPNAYASPSSFNNFWGVPLTLCNARPDASLWVVEMGMNQTGEIARLSGLTQPTVALVVNVQPVHLEKLGSLEAIRREKVSIALGLPDEGVLVLPADIAAPEWRGKVIRFGDGTEVRELRHTPQGESWQVGTLVGGKEIDFSLTPGAPHRVHNALAALASIDAAHLDAAALAARLDGVGIMTGRGIEQTVGGVTVIDDSFNGNPASMAAALESLKARHMTSGRRIAVIGDMLELGTDAPSYHVNLAKHLDGIDGVYCVGPLMHHLYQKLPPAKGLGWHDDPATLAPRDVADVLKAGDVVVVKGSKKMFWVNKFVPGLVAALQAKA
- a CDS encoding UDP-N-acetylmuramoyl-L-alanyl-D-glutamate--2,6-diaminopimelate ligase; translation: MKLRDLLGQDFLGNDAAIEPAVAALEVKGLALDSRTVKPGDLFFALAGSKTDGARFIDAAVAAGAVAVVGDHAPPNCNVPFIAVSNPRRALALAAAKFFPAQPATIAAVTGTSGKTSVAAFTRQIWELLGHVSASIGTIGLVSPKRTVYGSLTTPDPIALHRQLDEIARDGVTHLAFEASSHGLDQYRLDGVRVAAGGFTNLSRDHMDYHPTVAHYLAAKLRLFRDLVAPGGAAVISADHDCSAEAIEAARSRGLCVMAVGRNGDGAGEGIRLVDAEVEGFSQQLAIEHRGKKYSIRLPLVGAFQIENALVAAGLAIGTGSDAGGVFASLERLEGAKGRLELVGERNGAPIFVDYAHKPDALVKALQALRPYAKRKLIVVFGAGGDRDAGKRPIMGAIAAENADGVIITDDNPRSEKPEAIRAAILSAAKGAKEIGDRAAAIRAAIEELEPGDALLIAGKGHETGQIIGGDVLPFSDHEAVAAALATRVS